The proteins below come from a single Solea senegalensis isolate Sse05_10M linkage group LG2, IFAPA_SoseM_1, whole genome shotgun sequence genomic window:
- the cfap97d2 gene encoding uncharacterized protein cfap97d2 isoform X4 codes for MLLEKIANIIRTNGETDCWNDSEKKRPTKEYQTYRSLFPTKSRYLQQKWDNAKYDLHRRKVKCANPTVNTTSPKTHGHLVQKLKKQQLEEERAMEIQRDNNILLEKISNIVRTNGETDCWNHSEKKRPTKEYQTYQSLFPTKNKYLQQKWDNATYDLHRRKVQSASPAINAAPPKTHGHLIQKLKKRQLEEERSLEIQRENAHLMDKISHIIRTKGGVDCWNDAEKKRSTKEYQTYQSLFPTKNKYLQQKWDKATYDLHRRKVECANPALDATAPKTHGHLVQKLKKQQLEGERAVEIQRENDILMEKILNIKKASGETDCWNDAEKKRPTKEYQTYQSLFPTKNKYLQQKWDNATYDLHRRKVNSASPAINATPPKTHGHLVQKLKKQQLEEERAMEIQRENFHLLEKISNIIRTKGGVDCWNDAEKKRPTKEYQSYRSLFPTKSRYLQQKWDNSTYDLHRRKVKSANPTINNTAPKTHGHLIQKAKKQQLEEERALVIQRDNAILLDKISNIMNTNGGVDCWNDDYMLCRYHYNMKSWHDDWLKTQELMDNIAPSATAQKQQGQQKPGKQSSGFDKEENTDATTWSPASNNTDKADSEGNYTNKETSRTQATEN; via the exons ATGCTCTTAGAAAAAATAGCAAACATCATAAGGACAAATGGAGAAACTGACTGTTGGAATGACtctgaaaagaaaag accaaCAAAGGAGTATCAGACATATCGCTCTTTGTTTCCAACAAAAAGCAGATATCTTCAGCAGAAATGGGACAATGCGAAATATGACTTACACAGGAGAAAg gTTAAGTGTGCTAATCCAACAGTTAACACTACTTCACCAAAAACCCATGGTCATCTGGTTCAGAAGTTGAAGAAACAACAG CTTGAGGAGGAGAGGGCAATGGAGATTCAGAGGGACAATAATATTCTCTTggaaaaaatatcaaacatCGTGAGGACAAATGGAGAAACAGACTGTTGGAATCACTCTGAAAAGAAAAG gcCAACAAAGGAGTATCAAACATATCAGTCATTGTttcccacaaaaaacaaatatcttcAACAGAAATGGGACAATGCTACATATGATTTACACCGGAGAAAG GTTCAGTCTGCTAGTCCTGCAATAAACGCTGCACCACCCAAAACTCATGGCCATCTGATTCAGAAGTTGAAGAAACGacag CTTGAGGAAGAGAGGTCACTGGAGATTCAGAGGGAAAATGCTCATCTCATGGACAAAATATCACACATCATAAGGACAAAAGGAGGCGTTGACTGTTGGAATGACGCTGAAAAGAAAAG gtCAACAAAGGAGTATCAGACATATCAATCATTGTttcccacaaaaaacaaatatcttcAGCAGAAATGGGACAAGGCTACGTATGATTTACACCGGAGAAAG gTTGAGTGTGCTAATCCAGCACTAGATGCTACTGCACCAAAAACCCATGGTCATCTGGTTCAGAAGTTAAAGAAACAACag cTCGAGGGGGAGAGGGCAGTGGAGATTCAGAGGGAAAATGATATTCTCATGGAAAAAATATTGAACATTAAGAAAGCAAGTGGAGAAACTGACTGTTGGAATGAcgcagaaaagaaaag GCCAACAAAGGAGTATCAGACATATCAGTCATTGTttcccacaaaaaacaaatatcttcAGCAGAAATGGGACAATGCTACATACGATTTACACCGGAGAAAG gTTAATTCTGCTAGTCCAGCAATAAACGCTACTCCACCAAAAACCCATGGTCATCTGGTTCAGAAGTTAAAGAAACAacag ctTGAGGAGGAGAGGGCAATGGAGATTCAGAGAGAAAATTTTCATCTATTggaaaaaatatcaaacatCATAAGGACAAAAGGAGGCGTTGACTGTTGGAATGACGCTGAAAAGAAAAG GCCAACCAAGGAGTATCAGTCATACCGGTCATTGTTTCCCACGAAAAGCAGATATCTTCAGCAGAAATGGGACAATTCTACATATGATTTACACAGGAGAAAG gTTAAGTCTGCTAATCCAACAATAAATAATACTGCACCAAAAACCCACGGTCATCTGATTCAGAAGGCAAAGAAACAACAG cTCGAGGAGGAGAGGGCACTGGTGATTCAGAGGGATAATGCTATTCTTTTGGACAAAATATCAAACATCATGAACACAAATGGAGGAGTTGACTGCTGGAATGATGACTATATGCTGTGCAGGTATCACTATAATATGAAGAGCTGGCATGATGACTGGCTCAAAACTCAAGAGTTGATGGACAACATTGCCCCCAGCGCAACAGCACAAAAG CAACAGGGGCAACAGAAACCTGGGAAGCAGAGCAGTGGTTTtgataaagaagaaaacacagatgCAACCACGTGGAGCCCTGCAAGCAACAACACTGACAAGGCAGATTCTGAAGgaaattacacaaacaaagaaaccagcaGGACACAAGCTACTGAGAATTGA
- the cfap97d2 gene encoding uncharacterized protein cfap97d2 isoform X3 translates to MPSAMKYQRRKRVTSTRSLHEEVFCVKCLLLCNPTKQYQKYQSLFPTTSKYLQQKWDNASYDLHRQKVKGANPSVNTAPPKTHGHLVQKLKKRQLEEERALEIQRENFMLLEKIANIIRTNGETDCWNDSEKKRPTKEYQTYQSLFPTKNKYLQQKWDNATYDLHRRKVQSASPAINAAPPKTHGHLIQKLKKRQLEEERSLEIQRENAHLMDKISHIIRTKGGVDCWNDAEKKRSTKEYQTYQSLFPTKNKYLQQKWDKATYDLHRRKVECANPALDATAPKTHGHLVQKLKKQQLEGERAVEIQRENDILMEKILNIKKASGETDCWNDAEKKRPTKEYQTYQSLFPTKNKYLQQKWDNATYDLHRRKVNSASPAINATPPKTHGHLVQKLKKQQLEEERAMEIQRENFHLLEKISNIIRTKGGVDCWNDAEKKRPTKEYQSYRSLFPTKSRYLQQKWDNSTYDLHRRKVKSANPTINNTAPKTHGHLIQKAKKQQLEEERALVIQRDNAILLDKISNIMNTNGGVDCWNDDYMLCRYHYNMKSWHDDWLKTQELMDNIAPSATAQKQQGQQKPGKQSSGFDKEENTDATTWSPASNNTDKADSEGNYTNKETSRTQATEN, encoded by the exons ATGCCAAGTGCCATGAAAtaccaaagaagaaaaagagtcaCAAGTACTCGAAGCCTGCATGAGGAGGTCTTCTGTGTCAAATGTCTTTTGCTTTGCAATCCGACAAAGCAGTATCAGAAATATCAGTCCTTGTTTCCAACAACAAGCAAATATCTTCAACAGAAGTGGGACAATGCTTCATATGATTTACACAGGCAAAAG GTTAAGGGTGCTAATCCATCAGTAAACACTGCTCCACCAAAAACCCATGGTCATCTGGTTCAGAAGTTGAAGAAACGACAG CTCGAGGAGGAGAGGGCACTTGAGATTCAGAGGGAAAATTTTATGCTCTTAGAAAAAATAGCAAACATCATAAGGACAAATGGAGAAACTGACTGTTGGAATGACtctgaaaagaaaag gcCAACAAAGGAGTATCAAACATATCAGTCATTGTttcccacaaaaaacaaatatcttcAACAGAAATGGGACAATGCTACATATGATTTACACCGGAGAAAG GTTCAGTCTGCTAGTCCTGCAATAAACGCTGCACCACCCAAAACTCATGGCCATCTGATTCAGAAGTTGAAGAAACGacag CTTGAGGAAGAGAGGTCACTGGAGATTCAGAGGGAAAATGCTCATCTCATGGACAAAATATCACACATCATAAGGACAAAAGGAGGCGTTGACTGTTGGAATGACGCTGAAAAGAAAAG gtCAACAAAGGAGTATCAGACATATCAATCATTGTttcccacaaaaaacaaatatcttcAGCAGAAATGGGACAAGGCTACGTATGATTTACACCGGAGAAAG gTTGAGTGTGCTAATCCAGCACTAGATGCTACTGCACCAAAAACCCATGGTCATCTGGTTCAGAAGTTAAAGAAACAACag cTCGAGGGGGAGAGGGCAGTGGAGATTCAGAGGGAAAATGATATTCTCATGGAAAAAATATTGAACATTAAGAAAGCAAGTGGAGAAACTGACTGTTGGAATGAcgcagaaaagaaaag GCCAACAAAGGAGTATCAGACATATCAGTCATTGTttcccacaaaaaacaaatatcttcAGCAGAAATGGGACAATGCTACATACGATTTACACCGGAGAAAG gTTAATTCTGCTAGTCCAGCAATAAACGCTACTCCACCAAAAACCCATGGTCATCTGGTTCAGAAGTTAAAGAAACAacag ctTGAGGAGGAGAGGGCAATGGAGATTCAGAGAGAAAATTTTCATCTATTggaaaaaatatcaaacatCATAAGGACAAAAGGAGGCGTTGACTGTTGGAATGACGCTGAAAAGAAAAG GCCAACCAAGGAGTATCAGTCATACCGGTCATTGTTTCCCACGAAAAGCAGATATCTTCAGCAGAAATGGGACAATTCTACATATGATTTACACAGGAGAAAG gTTAAGTCTGCTAATCCAACAATAAATAATACTGCACCAAAAACCCACGGTCATCTGATTCAGAAGGCAAAGAAACAACAG cTCGAGGAGGAGAGGGCACTGGTGATTCAGAGGGATAATGCTATTCTTTTGGACAAAATATCAAACATCATGAACACAAATGGAGGAGTTGACTGCTGGAATGATGACTATATGCTGTGCAGGTATCACTATAATATGAAGAGCTGGCATGATGACTGGCTCAAAACTCAAGAGTTGATGGACAACATTGCCCCCAGCGCAACAGCACAAAAG CAACAGGGGCAACAGAAACCTGGGAAGCAGAGCAGTGGTTTtgataaagaagaaaacacagatgCAACCACGTGGAGCCCTGCAAGCAACAACACTGACAAGGCAGATTCTGAAGgaaattacacaaacaaagaaaccagcaGGACACAAGCTACTGAGAATTGA
- the cfap97d2 gene encoding uncharacterized protein cfap97d2 isoform X2, translated as MPSAMKYQRRKRVTSTRSLHEEVFCVKCLLLCNPTKQYQKYQSLFPTTSKYLQQKWDNASYDLHRQKVKGANPSVNTAPPKTHGHLVQKLKKRQLEEERALEIQRENFMLLEKIANIIRTNGETDCWNDSEKKRPTKEYQTYRSLFPTKSRYLQQKWDNAKYDLHRRKVKCANPTVNTTSPKTHGHLVQKLKKQQLEEERAMEIQRDNNILLEKISNIVRTNGETDCWNHSEKKRPTKEYQTYQSLFPTKNKYLQQKWDNATYDLHRRKVQSASPAINAAPPKTHGHLIQKLKKRQLEEERSLEIQRENAHLMDKISHIIRTKGGVDCWNDAEKKRSTKEYQTYQSLFPTKNKYLQQKWDKATYDLHRRKVECANPALDATAPKTHGHLVQKLKKQQLEGERAVEIQRENDILMEKILNIKKASGETDCWNDAEKKRPTKEYQTYQSLFPTKNKYLQQKWDNATYDLHRRKVNSASPAINATPPKTHGHLVQKLKKQQLEEERAMEIQRENFHLLEKISNIIRTKGGVDCWNDAEKKRPTKEYQSYRSLFPTKSRYLQQKWDNSTYDLHRRKVKSANPTINNTAPKTHGHLIQKAKKQQLEEERALVIQRDNAILLDKISNIMNTNGGVDCWNDDYMLCRYHYNMKSWHDDWLKTQELMDNIAPSATAQKGQQKPGKQSSGFDKEENTDATTWSPASNNTDKADSEGNYTNKETSRTQATEN; from the exons ATGCCAAGTGCCATGAAAtaccaaagaagaaaaagagtcaCAAGTACTCGAAGCCTGCATGAGGAGGTCTTCTGTGTCAAATGTCTTTTGCTTTGCAATCCGACAAAGCAGTATCAGAAATATCAGTCCTTGTTTCCAACAACAAGCAAATATCTTCAACAGAAGTGGGACAATGCTTCATATGATTTACACAGGCAAAAG GTTAAGGGTGCTAATCCATCAGTAAACACTGCTCCACCAAAAACCCATGGTCATCTGGTTCAGAAGTTGAAGAAACGACAG CTCGAGGAGGAGAGGGCACTTGAGATTCAGAGGGAAAATTTTATGCTCTTAGAAAAAATAGCAAACATCATAAGGACAAATGGAGAAACTGACTGTTGGAATGACtctgaaaagaaaag accaaCAAAGGAGTATCAGACATATCGCTCTTTGTTTCCAACAAAAAGCAGATATCTTCAGCAGAAATGGGACAATGCGAAATATGACTTACACAGGAGAAAg gTTAAGTGTGCTAATCCAACAGTTAACACTACTTCACCAAAAACCCATGGTCATCTGGTTCAGAAGTTGAAGAAACAACAG CTTGAGGAGGAGAGGGCAATGGAGATTCAGAGGGACAATAATATTCTCTTggaaaaaatatcaaacatCGTGAGGACAAATGGAGAAACAGACTGTTGGAATCACTCTGAAAAGAAAAG gcCAACAAAGGAGTATCAAACATATCAGTCATTGTttcccacaaaaaacaaatatcttcAACAGAAATGGGACAATGCTACATATGATTTACACCGGAGAAAG GTTCAGTCTGCTAGTCCTGCAATAAACGCTGCACCACCCAAAACTCATGGCCATCTGATTCAGAAGTTGAAGAAACGacag CTTGAGGAAGAGAGGTCACTGGAGATTCAGAGGGAAAATGCTCATCTCATGGACAAAATATCACACATCATAAGGACAAAAGGAGGCGTTGACTGTTGGAATGACGCTGAAAAGAAAAG gtCAACAAAGGAGTATCAGACATATCAATCATTGTttcccacaaaaaacaaatatcttcAGCAGAAATGGGACAAGGCTACGTATGATTTACACCGGAGAAAG gTTGAGTGTGCTAATCCAGCACTAGATGCTACTGCACCAAAAACCCATGGTCATCTGGTTCAGAAGTTAAAGAAACAACag cTCGAGGGGGAGAGGGCAGTGGAGATTCAGAGGGAAAATGATATTCTCATGGAAAAAATATTGAACATTAAGAAAGCAAGTGGAGAAACTGACTGTTGGAATGAcgcagaaaagaaaag GCCAACAAAGGAGTATCAGACATATCAGTCATTGTttcccacaaaaaacaaatatcttcAGCAGAAATGGGACAATGCTACATACGATTTACACCGGAGAAAG gTTAATTCTGCTAGTCCAGCAATAAACGCTACTCCACCAAAAACCCATGGTCATCTGGTTCAGAAGTTAAAGAAACAacag ctTGAGGAGGAGAGGGCAATGGAGATTCAGAGAGAAAATTTTCATCTATTggaaaaaatatcaaacatCATAAGGACAAAAGGAGGCGTTGACTGTTGGAATGACGCTGAAAAGAAAAG GCCAACCAAGGAGTATCAGTCATACCGGTCATTGTTTCCCACGAAAAGCAGATATCTTCAGCAGAAATGGGACAATTCTACATATGATTTACACAGGAGAAAG gTTAAGTCTGCTAATCCAACAATAAATAATACTGCACCAAAAACCCACGGTCATCTGATTCAGAAGGCAAAGAAACAACAG cTCGAGGAGGAGAGGGCACTGGTGATTCAGAGGGATAATGCTATTCTTTTGGACAAAATATCAAACATCATGAACACAAATGGAGGAGTTGACTGCTGGAATGATGACTATATGCTGTGCAGGTATCACTATAATATGAAGAGCTGGCATGATGACTGGCTCAAAACTCAAGAGTTGATGGACAACATTGCCCCCAGCGCAACAGCACAAAAG GGGCAACAGAAACCTGGGAAGCAGAGCAGTGGTTTtgataaagaagaaaacacagatgCAACCACGTGGAGCCCTGCAAGCAACAACACTGACAAGGCAGATTCTGAAGgaaattacacaaacaaagaaaccagcaGGACACAAGCTACTGAGAATTGA
- the cfap97d2 gene encoding uncharacterized protein cfap97d2 isoform X1 — protein MPSAMKYQRRKRVTSTRSLHEEVFCVKCLLLCNPTKQYQKYQSLFPTTSKYLQQKWDNASYDLHRQKVKGANPSVNTAPPKTHGHLVQKLKKRQLEEERALEIQRENFMLLEKIANIIRTNGETDCWNDSEKKRPTKEYQTYRSLFPTKSRYLQQKWDNAKYDLHRRKVKCANPTVNTTSPKTHGHLVQKLKKQQLEEERAMEIQRDNNILLEKISNIVRTNGETDCWNHSEKKRPTKEYQTYQSLFPTKNKYLQQKWDNATYDLHRRKVQSASPAINAAPPKTHGHLIQKLKKRQLEEERSLEIQRENAHLMDKISHIIRTKGGVDCWNDAEKKRSTKEYQTYQSLFPTKNKYLQQKWDKATYDLHRRKVECANPALDATAPKTHGHLVQKLKKQQLEGERAVEIQRENDILMEKILNIKKASGETDCWNDAEKKRPTKEYQTYQSLFPTKNKYLQQKWDNATYDLHRRKVNSASPAINATPPKTHGHLVQKLKKQQLEEERAMEIQRENFHLLEKISNIIRTKGGVDCWNDAEKKRPTKEYQSYRSLFPTKSRYLQQKWDNSTYDLHRRKVKSANPTINNTAPKTHGHLIQKAKKQQLEEERALVIQRDNAILLDKISNIMNTNGGVDCWNDDYMLCRYHYNMKSWHDDWLKTQELMDNIAPSATAQKQQGQQKPGKQSSGFDKEENTDATTWSPASNNTDKADSEGNYTNKETSRTQATEN, from the exons ATGCCAAGTGCCATGAAAtaccaaagaagaaaaagagtcaCAAGTACTCGAAGCCTGCATGAGGAGGTCTTCTGTGTCAAATGTCTTTTGCTTTGCAATCCGACAAAGCAGTATCAGAAATATCAGTCCTTGTTTCCAACAACAAGCAAATATCTTCAACAGAAGTGGGACAATGCTTCATATGATTTACACAGGCAAAAG GTTAAGGGTGCTAATCCATCAGTAAACACTGCTCCACCAAAAACCCATGGTCATCTGGTTCAGAAGTTGAAGAAACGACAG CTCGAGGAGGAGAGGGCACTTGAGATTCAGAGGGAAAATTTTATGCTCTTAGAAAAAATAGCAAACATCATAAGGACAAATGGAGAAACTGACTGTTGGAATGACtctgaaaagaaaag accaaCAAAGGAGTATCAGACATATCGCTCTTTGTTTCCAACAAAAAGCAGATATCTTCAGCAGAAATGGGACAATGCGAAATATGACTTACACAGGAGAAAg gTTAAGTGTGCTAATCCAACAGTTAACACTACTTCACCAAAAACCCATGGTCATCTGGTTCAGAAGTTGAAGAAACAACAG CTTGAGGAGGAGAGGGCAATGGAGATTCAGAGGGACAATAATATTCTCTTggaaaaaatatcaaacatCGTGAGGACAAATGGAGAAACAGACTGTTGGAATCACTCTGAAAAGAAAAG gcCAACAAAGGAGTATCAAACATATCAGTCATTGTttcccacaaaaaacaaatatcttcAACAGAAATGGGACAATGCTACATATGATTTACACCGGAGAAAG GTTCAGTCTGCTAGTCCTGCAATAAACGCTGCACCACCCAAAACTCATGGCCATCTGATTCAGAAGTTGAAGAAACGacag CTTGAGGAAGAGAGGTCACTGGAGATTCAGAGGGAAAATGCTCATCTCATGGACAAAATATCACACATCATAAGGACAAAAGGAGGCGTTGACTGTTGGAATGACGCTGAAAAGAAAAG gtCAACAAAGGAGTATCAGACATATCAATCATTGTttcccacaaaaaacaaatatcttcAGCAGAAATGGGACAAGGCTACGTATGATTTACACCGGAGAAAG gTTGAGTGTGCTAATCCAGCACTAGATGCTACTGCACCAAAAACCCATGGTCATCTGGTTCAGAAGTTAAAGAAACAACag cTCGAGGGGGAGAGGGCAGTGGAGATTCAGAGGGAAAATGATATTCTCATGGAAAAAATATTGAACATTAAGAAAGCAAGTGGAGAAACTGACTGTTGGAATGAcgcagaaaagaaaag GCCAACAAAGGAGTATCAGACATATCAGTCATTGTttcccacaaaaaacaaatatcttcAGCAGAAATGGGACAATGCTACATACGATTTACACCGGAGAAAG gTTAATTCTGCTAGTCCAGCAATAAACGCTACTCCACCAAAAACCCATGGTCATCTGGTTCAGAAGTTAAAGAAACAacag ctTGAGGAGGAGAGGGCAATGGAGATTCAGAGAGAAAATTTTCATCTATTggaaaaaatatcaaacatCATAAGGACAAAAGGAGGCGTTGACTGTTGGAATGACGCTGAAAAGAAAAG GCCAACCAAGGAGTATCAGTCATACCGGTCATTGTTTCCCACGAAAAGCAGATATCTTCAGCAGAAATGGGACAATTCTACATATGATTTACACAGGAGAAAG gTTAAGTCTGCTAATCCAACAATAAATAATACTGCACCAAAAACCCACGGTCATCTGATTCAGAAGGCAAAGAAACAACAG cTCGAGGAGGAGAGGGCACTGGTGATTCAGAGGGATAATGCTATTCTTTTGGACAAAATATCAAACATCATGAACACAAATGGAGGAGTTGACTGCTGGAATGATGACTATATGCTGTGCAGGTATCACTATAATATGAAGAGCTGGCATGATGACTGGCTCAAAACTCAAGAGTTGATGGACAACATTGCCCCCAGCGCAACAGCACAAAAG CAACAGGGGCAACAGAAACCTGGGAAGCAGAGCAGTGGTTTtgataaagaagaaaacacagatgCAACCACGTGGAGCCCTGCAAGCAACAACACTGACAAGGCAGATTCTGAAGgaaattacacaaacaaagaaaccagcaGGACACAAGCTACTGAGAATTGA